GCCCGTGCGCCAGCTCGTCGAACACCGTGTGCGAGATGAACTGGTGCTCGGGGTTCTGGAACACGAACCCGACCTGCGCGGCCAGGTCGCGGGGGGATGCCGTGGCCGGGTCGAGCCCGTCGATGCTCACCTGCCGCCGGGGCGGGGGCTGCACCCCCGCGATGGCCTGGATGAGCGTGGTCTTGCCGACACCGTTGGCGCCGACGATCGCCGTCAGGGATCCGGCCGGGATGTCGAGGTCGATGCCGTGCAGCACCTCGGTGCGCCCGCGGCGCACGGTCAGGCCGCGTGCACGGATGAGGGCGGTGCCGTGACCGGCGGTGGGGTCGTCGCCCGCGGACGGGTCGCCTGTGGGGTCGGCATCCGGTGTATCGGCATCCGGAGCGAGGGGCCGGTCGTGCAGCCGCGCGGGCAGCGCGGCAGCCAGCTCCTCCGGGGTGAGCGGGAGAGGCGCGGAAGCGGGCAGGATGCCGCGCTCGCGCAGCATCCGCGCCGCCAGCATCGCCGACGGAAGCCACACGCCCATCGCGACCAGCTCGTCGGCGTGCTGCCGCAGCACCTCGGCGACCGGGCCGTCGAACGCCAGCCGGCCGTCGTGGTCGAGCACCAGCACGCGGTGCGCGAAGCGCATCGCCGCGTCGAGGTTGTGCTCCACCAGCACGATGGCGCGGTCGCCATCCGCGACGAGGTCGCCCAGCGCGGCGTAGACGTCGTCGATGCCGCGCGGGTCGAGGTTCGCGGTCGGCTCGTCGAGCACGATCAGCGACGACCCCATCGCCAGCGCGCAGGCGATCGCGAGGCGCTGGCGCCCGCCGCCCGAGAGCCGGTCGGGGTTCCAGGTGCGGCACTGCCACAGCCCCACCCGGCGCAGGGCGCGCTCGGCGCGCTCGAGCACCTCGGAGACCGGCAGCAGCAGATTCTCCAGCGCGAAGGCGACCTCGTCGAGCACGGTGCCCGTGACCAGCTGCGCATCCGGGTCCTGGAACACCATCGCCACGTCGGTGCTCAGCGCCGCCACCGGCGTGCTGACGGTGTCGCGCCC
This is a stretch of genomic DNA from Microbacterium sp. YJN-G. It encodes these proteins:
- a CDS encoding energy-coupling factor transporter ATPase → MRDLSLTHADAAHPTPRDASFDIAPGEVVLVLGPSGSGKSTLTLSFNGLIPQSVPAEVAGTVEVNGRDTVSTPVAALSTDVAMVFQDPDAQLVTGTVLDEVAFALENLLLPVSEVLERAERALRRVGLWQCRTWNPDRLSGGGRQRLAIACALAMGSSLIVLDEPTANLDPRGIDDVYAALGDLVADGDRAIVLVEHNLDAAMRFAHRVLVLDHDGRLAFDGPVAEVLRQHADELVAMGVWLPSAMLAARMLRERGILPASAPLPLTPEELAAALPARLHDRPLAPDADTPDADPTGDPSAGDDPTAGHGTALIRARGLTVRRGRTEVLHGIDLDIPAGSLTAIVGANGVGKTTLIQAIAGVQPPPRRQVSIDGLDPATASPRDLAAQVGFVFQNPEHQFISHTVFDELAHGLRLRRMPEDEVSSRVGEMLERFGLAHKAGVHPFLLSGGEKRRLSVGTALITRPRVLALDEPTFGQDRARATELLRLLRDLRDEGTTIVIVTHDLQLVAEHSTHMVVLAEGRVHAAGDTRTLFASDGLFDEAGLRLPPLHRALPPQLRSLLSEEGR